In one Alphaproteobacteria bacterium genomic region, the following are encoded:
- a CDS encoding 2OG-Fe(II) oxygenase, whose amino-acid sequence MGPTIFDRLRPSDIRTDPFPHAVVNAALPPDLCARLIETRPGRNQGSFRPATRSVVPAWMMCELDFFDPAWRAFAERHTGGGTTQQVRTRFNGHWPDHLPDPPDDPEAYGLHGRDDHDSHPVLCDARLETISPNPASPASHRGPHLDSGNRLFSALYYLRSPDDDSDGGGLTLFRFRNRPERLDVFAFSDQDVSAAVTIPYAANTLVVFPNRPDAIHGAEPRGPTPHDRAYIFVTAEVRDDLF is encoded by the coding sequence ATGGGCCCCACGATCTTCGACCGGCTGCGGCCTTCTGACATCCGGACCGACCCGTTCCCGCATGCGGTGGTAAACGCGGCGTTGCCGCCGGACCTATGCGCGAGACTGATCGAAACCCGCCCGGGCCGAAATCAGGGATCATTCCGGCCGGCCACGCGATCCGTGGTGCCGGCGTGGATGATGTGTGAACTGGACTTTTTCGACCCAGCCTGGCGAGCCTTTGCCGAACGCCATACCGGAGGCGGGACCACACAGCAGGTTCGGACGCGGTTCAACGGTCACTGGCCGGACCACCTACCCGATCCGCCGGACGATCCCGAAGCCTATGGCCTGCATGGCAGGGACGACCATGACAGTCACCCGGTGCTGTGCGATGCGCGACTGGAAACGATATCGCCCAACCCCGCGAGCCCTGCAAGCCATCGCGGCCCGCACCTGGACAGCGGCAATCGCCTGTTTTCCGCGCTCTATTACCTGCGCTCCCCCGATGACGATTCCGACGGTGGCGGCCTGACACTGTTCCGGTTCCGGAACCGGCCGGAACGCCTGGATGTCTTCGCCTTTTCAGATCAAGACGTTTCCGCCGCCGTCACGATCCCCTATGCGGCGAACACATTGGTCGTCTTTCCGAACAGACCGGACGCAATCCATGGAGCGGAACCACGAGGGCCGACGCCGCACGACCGCGCCTATATCTTCGTCACCGCCGAAGTGAGGGACGATCTTTTCTGA
- a CDS encoding Xaa-Pro peptidase family protein codes for MAIHFSVEELAQRRDMACRAMAESDLDGMLIFLQESMYWLTGYDTFGFCFFQCLYLGADGKHFLLTRAPDLRQAQHTSVIEDIQIWVDREGVNPCEQLRDLLDSYGARGKRLGVEYESAGLTAYRGKQLDAAMDGFATLVEANNLISRLRLVKSETELAYVRRAGELADDAYKAAVDVTAAGVDEGLILSRMQGAIFEGGGDYPGNEFIIGSDRDALLCRYKAGRRTLSAKDQMTLEWAGAYRHYHAAMMNTFIVGEPDPEHVAMHAAAKEALLACEAALKPGNRMDDVFQAHARVLDDHGLRAHRLNACGYGMGARYTPCWMDWPMFYEGNPVELAPDMSFFIHIIIMNSDKGLAMCLGRSSIVTQNGSESVSKAPLDLVVL; via the coding sequence ATGGCCATTCATTTCTCGGTCGAAGAACTGGCGCAGCGTCGGGACATGGCATGCCGCGCCATGGCGGAGAGTGACCTGGACGGCATGCTGATCTTTCTTCAGGAAAGCATGTACTGGCTGACCGGCTATGACACATTCGGGTTCTGCTTCTTCCAGTGCCTCTATCTCGGCGCCGATGGAAAACACTTCCTGCTGACCCGTGCACCGGACCTCCGACAGGCCCAACATACCAGTGTCATTGAAGATATTCAGATCTGGGTCGACCGCGAAGGGGTGAACCCGTGCGAGCAATTGCGCGATCTGCTGGACAGCTATGGCGCCAGGGGCAAGCGGCTGGGAGTCGAATACGAGTCTGCCGGCCTGACGGCCTATCGGGGTAAGCAGCTTGATGCGGCGATGGACGGGTTTGCGACCCTGGTCGAGGCGAACAACCTGATCAGCCGCCTGCGCCTGGTGAAAAGCGAAACGGAACTGGCCTATGTCCGTCGTGCCGGGGAACTGGCCGATGACGCCTACAAAGCAGCAGTCGATGTTACCGCCGCCGGCGTCGACGAGGGGTTGATCCTGTCGCGAATGCAGGGCGCGATCTTCGAAGGCGGCGGCGACTATCCGGGCAATGAGTTCATCATCGGGTCCGACCGCGACGCGCTGCTGTGCCGTTACAAGGCCGGGCGCCGAACCCTGTCCGCGAAGGACCAGATGACCCTGGAATGGGCCGGGGCCTACCGGCATTATCACGCCGCGATGATGAATACCTTCATCGTGGGGGAACCGGACCCTGAGCATGTGGCAATGCATGCGGCGGCGAAGGAAGCGCTGTTGGCCTGTGAGGCGGCGCTGAAACCCGGCAATCGCATGGATGATGTCTTCCAGGCGCATGCCCGTGTGCTGGATGATCACGGATTGCGCGCGCACCGCTTGAACGCCTGTGGCTACGGGATGGGCGCGCGGTACACCCCGTGCTGGATGGACTGGCCGATGTTCTATGAAGGCAACCCGGTGGAACTGGCACCGGACATGTCCTTCTTCATTCACATTATCATCATGAATTCCGACAAGGGACTGGCAATGTGCCTGGGTCGTTCCTCCATCGTTACGCAGAACGGGTCGGAAAGCGTGTCGAAGGCGCCGCTGGACCTGGTGGTCCTGTAA
- the pgeF gene encoding peptidoglycan editing factor PgeF, whose product MPDQPTYLTHPALESDRIAHGFFTRLGGGSTGIYAGLNIGIGSADDPMTVQRNRASAMVALGLPPDALNTLYQVHSADVVEVARPLDPENLPRADGMVSSVPGLALGIATADCAPVLFADAKSGIVGACHAGWKGALGGVVETTVLAMEKLGAERADIAAVLGPCIHQQSYEVGPEFREAFLDVTSDFDVFFLPSDRDRHYRFDLPGFVLGRLEASQVAEIGHVAEDTYSDPDRYYSYRRATHLEERSTDGTIDYGRLLSTIALRN is encoded by the coding sequence ATGCCGGACCAACCGACATACCTGACCCACCCCGCGCTGGAATCGGACCGCATCGCACATGGGTTTTTCACCAGGCTCGGCGGCGGCAGCACCGGCATCTATGCGGGATTGAACATTGGGATTGGGTCGGCGGACGACCCAATGACAGTGCAGCGCAACCGCGCCTCGGCCATGGTCGCGCTGGGACTGCCGCCGGATGCCTTGAACACCCTCTACCAGGTTCACAGTGCCGATGTCGTCGAAGTGGCCCGCCCACTGGATCCCGAAAACCTGCCCCGGGCGGATGGAATGGTTTCATCGGTACCCGGGCTTGCATTGGGTATCGCGACGGCCGATTGCGCGCCGGTCCTGTTTGCCGATGCGAAGTCCGGCATTGTCGGGGCCTGCCATGCCGGATGGAAGGGCGCGTTGGGCGGTGTGGTGGAAACCACCGTTCTGGCGATGGAAAAACTGGGTGCGGAACGGGCCGATATCGCTGCGGTCCTGGGCCCCTGCATCCATCAGCAATCTTATGAAGTAGGCCCCGAGTTTCGGGAGGCCTTTCTGGACGTCACTTCGGATTTCGACGTCTTCTTTCTGCCGTCGGACAGGGACAGGCATTACCGTTTCGACCTGCCGGGATTTGTTCTGGGACGGCTGGAGGCATCGCAGGTGGCGGAAATCGGTCACGTGGCCGAGGACACCTATTCAGACCCCGACCGCTACTACAGCTATCGTCGGGCGACCCATCTGGAAGAACGCAGCACGGACGGCACGATCGATTACGGCCGGCTGTTGTCCACAATTGCATTGCGGAATTAG